The following coding sequences lie in one Candidatus Poribacteria bacterium genomic window:
- a CDS encoding DNA polymerase III subunit alpha — protein sequence MESRAVSFAHLHVHSPFSFLDGATTIPHLVRRASELGMPALALTDHNMVAGAVRHLKACEQSGIQPILGSEVTLDDGSHLTLLAQNASGYANLCRLLTRSHLDHERGSPSLAWKALDANTQDLICLTGCRRGALSRAVARRDEPGAGNIIGRLLGLFGRERLFVELQRTGLPGDRMVDAALRELARRHCLPVVATNNVHHLAPDDFRTHDILTCIRVGCRIDEPHPDRNINAERYLKPPDEMERAFNDCPEAVRNTLRIASMCETYSLGGRAYMPRYPGLYSGQDAPRVLTMKVYAGARERYGTLSDALRARIEHELQTIIALDFAEYFLIFTDVVDVAKQKGIRFAGRGSAADSVVAYCLYLTNVDAFGRNHRFERFISHERAHSLPDVDLDFDARYRERIADYVLETYGQDHAAAVAAFHCYRARGTVRDVGKVFGFRESELHVLAKRIPMFASADDIEALLDRYPEVRALNIPRKRFELLFDLCGRIAEHPRHILTHASGIIVTGPPIAEIAPLQESAKGCNIIPFDKVDVEDMGLVKFDFLHLRMLGAVEDTMRHMERIAVLNDTEPLVFERIPLDDAKTYRLVQTGETAGAFQIESPAQRVLQSRLMASTIEDIVHSVAAIRPGPLKGEMVEPWVRRKLGIQPVDYLLPELRPILERTYGVVLFQEQVIDICVAIAGFTPGEADILRRAMTHKRTREEMENLGKMFVSKTIARGYSQETAETIFEWVSAYGGYGFCEGHAAAFGDTAYRTAYLLTHHPAEFYCGLLNNQPMGCWPPYILVTEAKRRGIDILPLDVNLSRDEFTSSDRWIRTGWRATRKLREETRDRMAEERHRRDFESVVDFAARVRPARDELENLVMAGAFERLHPNRRALLWALAEGRIPVAGDDPLGLGTPVLSLPHVEPFSDRALCTIEFRSLGFSPNWHPLDFLRESLDAQGVLTCMEAKRKEGCVRVAGVPVQPHRPPTRSGKVVVFLTLSDETGLLDTTVFDRVYQRSGAVLFTEGIVIIEGRMTRDRGLSLIAERICSALR from the coding sequence GTGGAGAGCCGCGCCGTGTCCTTCGCTCATCTTCACGTCCACAGCCCGTTCAGTTTCCTCGACGGCGCGACGACCATCCCCCACCTCGTCCGAAGGGCATCCGAGCTGGGTATGCCCGCGCTCGCTCTGACAGATCACAACATGGTCGCCGGAGCGGTGCGTCACCTGAAAGCCTGCGAACAGTCGGGCATTCAGCCCATCCTCGGCTCCGAAGTCACTCTGGACGACGGTTCCCATCTGACACTTCTGGCGCAGAACGCCAGCGGATACGCGAACCTCTGCCGACTGCTGACGCGCTCCCATCTGGACCACGAGCGAGGGTCGCCATCGCTCGCATGGAAGGCGCTCGACGCCAACACGCAGGACCTGATCTGCCTGACCGGCTGCCGGCGGGGAGCTCTTTCCAGAGCCGTCGCGCGGCGTGACGAGCCAGGCGCAGGGAACATCATCGGACGCCTGCTGGGGCTCTTCGGCAGAGAGCGGCTGTTTGTCGAACTGCAACGCACCGGGCTTCCCGGCGACCGCATGGTGGATGCCGCGCTCCGTGAACTGGCTCGCCGACACTGCCTGCCCGTCGTCGCGACGAACAACGTCCACCATCTCGCGCCGGACGACTTCCGTACGCACGATATCCTGACCTGCATCCGCGTCGGATGCCGTATCGACGAACCTCATCCCGACCGGAATATCAACGCGGAACGCTACCTGAAGCCGCCCGACGAGATGGAACGCGCCTTCAATGATTGCCCGGAAGCGGTGCGGAACACGCTGCGGATCGCGTCCATGTGCGAGACCTACTCCCTCGGCGGGAGAGCCTACATGCCGCGCTATCCGGGGCTCTATTCGGGACAGGACGCCCCCCGCGTCTTGACGATGAAGGTCTACGCCGGAGCGCGGGAACGCTACGGGACGCTCAGCGACGCGCTTCGAGCTCGCATCGAGCACGAGCTCCAGACGATCATCGCGCTCGATTTCGCCGAGTACTTCCTGATCTTCACGGACGTGGTGGACGTCGCCAAGCAAAAGGGGATCCGCTTCGCCGGGAGAGGGTCTGCGGCGGATTCCGTCGTCGCCTACTGCCTCTACCTGACGAACGTGGACGCATTCGGACGGAACCATCGGTTCGAGCGGTTCATCAGTCACGAGCGCGCTCACAGCCTTCCGGACGTCGATCTCGACTTCGACGCCCGGTACCGGGAGCGGATCGCAGACTATGTCCTGGAGACCTACGGACAGGATCACGCCGCCGCCGTCGCCGCGTTCCACTGCTACCGCGCGCGCGGCACGGTGCGCGACGTCGGCAAGGTGTTCGGATTCCGCGAGAGCGAACTCCACGTCCTGGCGAAGCGGATTCCCATGTTCGCCAGCGCGGACGATATCGAGGCGCTGCTGGACCGCTATCCCGAAGTCCGCGCCCTGAACATCCCGCGCAAACGCTTCGAGCTGCTCTTCGACCTCTGCGGCAGGATCGCGGAGCACCCGCGCCATATCTTGACCCATGCCAGCGGCATCATCGTGACAGGCCCCCCGATCGCCGAGATCGCTCCTCTCCAGGAATCCGCGAAGGGCTGCAACATCATTCCCTTCGACAAGGTCGATGTCGAGGACATGGGGCTCGTCAAGTTCGACTTCCTCCATCTGCGCATGCTCGGAGCCGTCGAAGACACGATGCGGCACATGGAGCGGATCGCTGTCCTCAACGACACGGAACCCCTCGTGTTCGAGCGCATTCCCCTCGACGATGCGAAGACCTATCGACTGGTTCAGACCGGCGAAACCGCCGGAGCCTTCCAGATCGAGAGTCCAGCGCAGCGTGTCCTCCAAAGCCGGCTCATGGCGAGCACCATCGAGGACATCGTCCACAGCGTCGCGGCTATCCGTCCCGGTCCCCTCAAGGGCGAGATGGTGGAGCCCTGGGTGCGCCGAAAGCTGGGCATCCAGCCGGTGGACTACCTACTGCCGGAGCTCCGCCCGATCCTGGAACGCACCTACGGCGTCGTGCTCTTTCAGGAGCAGGTCATCGACATCTGCGTCGCCATCGCAGGGTTCACCCCCGGCGAGGCGGACATCCTCCGGCGAGCGATGACACACAAACGCACACGCGAGGAGATGGAGAACCTCGGAAAGATGTTCGTCTCCAAGACGATCGCGCGGGGATACTCTCAAGAGACCGCCGAGACGATCTTCGAATGGGTCAGCGCCTACGGCGGCTACGGGTTCTGCGAAGGACACGCCGCCGCGTTCGGCGACACGGCGTATCGGACGGCGTACCTGCTGACGCACCATCCCGCCGAATTCTACTGCGGACTCCTGAACAACCAGCCGATGGGCTGTTGGCCCCCCTACATCCTCGTGACGGAAGCGAAGCGGCGAGGCATCGACATTCTCCCGCTCGATGTGAACCTGAGCCGAGACGAGTTCACCTCATCGGATCGGTGGATCCGCACCGGATGGCGCGCAACGCGGAAGCTCCGCGAGGAGACGCGGGACCGCATGGCGGAAGAGCGGCATCGGCGCGACTTCGAGAGCGTCGTGGACTTCGCGGCGCGCGTGCGACCTGCACGGGATGAGTTGGAGAACCTCGTCATGGCAGGAGCCTTCGAGCGTCTGCATCCCAATCGCCGCGCGCTGCTGTGGGCGTTGGCGGAGGGACGCATCCCCGTCGCCGGCGACGACCCCCTTGGCTTGGGTACGCCTGTTCTCTCCTTGCCCCATGTCGAGCCCTTCTCCGATCGCGCGCTGTGCACGATAGAGTTCCGCTCGCTGGGGTTCAGCCCGAATTGGCACCCGCTCGACTTCCTGCGCGAGAGCCTCGATGCGCAGGGCGTTCTCACCTGCATGGAGGCGAAGAGGAAGGAAGGCTGCGTCCGAGTCGCCGGGGTTCCCGTCCAGCCCCATCGTCCTCCGACGCGGTCGGGCAAGGTGGTCGTCTTCCTGACGTTGAGCGACGAGACGGGTCTGCTGGACACGACGGTCTTCGACCGAGTCTACCAGCGGTCCGGCGCGGTGCTCTTTACGGAGGGTATCGTCATCATCGAAGGCAGGATGACGCGCGACAGAGGGCTCAGCCTCATCGCGGAGCGCATTTGCTCCGCCCTGCGATAG
- a CDS encoding helix-turn-helix domain-containing protein, with translation MTPVARRVRTRPCRYARRSVSLWYTPRERWAMDNQGAQNMERITLREAREQRGLTALQLAASAGVTPYTVSLITGGRLLPSIAQARKLARALGVEPSEVVELAGAVGQGGDQR, from the coding sequence ATGACCCCCGTAGCGCGACGAGTGCGAACAAGACCTTGTCGCTACGCGCGGCGTAGCGTATCGCTATGGTATACTCCGCGTGAACGTTGGGCAATGGACAATCAAGGAGCGCAAAACATGGAACGAATAACCTTGAGAGAGGCGCGCGAGCAGCGGGGCTTGACGGCTCTTCAGCTCGCCGCGTCGGCAGGGGTGACGCCCTACACGGTTTCGCTCATCACTGGGGGGCGGCTTCTCCCGTCCATAGCGCAGGCGCGCAAGCTCGCGCGCGCGCTCGGCGTCGAGCCGTCCGAGGTCGTGGAGCTTGCCGGGGCGGTCGGGCAGGGCGGGGACCAAAGATGA
- a CDS encoding transposase, translating into MGPGDRLAETVRLGAYRVRTNESAKPEPTIWAAPDDVWEIIEEILSREYPRRRQDRKRVPLRPVLDGVVYKLRTGCQWNRIPKEYGDDSTIHRHFQAWCACSAPTGE; encoded by the coding sequence ATGGGACCTGGCGATAGGCTCGCTGAGACCGTTCGCCTAGGAGCCTATCGCGTGAGAACCAACGAGAGTGCCAAGCCGGAACCGACGATCTGGGCGGCTCCCGACGACGTGTGGGAGATCATCGAGGAGATTCTGAGCCGCGAGTATCCTCGACGTCGGCAAGACCGCAAGCGCGTGCCGCTTCGCCCGGTGTTGGACGGGGTTGTCTACAAGCTGCGCACCGGCTGTCAGTGGAATCGAATCCCCAAGGAATACGGCGACGACAGCACGATCCATCGCCATTTCCAGGCGTGGTGCGCGTGTTCGGCGCCGACGGGAGAGTGA